In Halorhodospira halophila, a genomic segment contains:
- the dnaJ gene encoding molecular chaperone DnaJ, with translation MAKRDYYEVLGVNKNASDAEIKKAYRRMAQKYHPDRNPGDEESAERFKEVKEAYEVLSDAQKRAAYDQFGHAGVDPSAGGGGPRGYGGGAGPGGPDFSDIFSDVFGDIFGSGGGRGGGRSRAFRGADLRYTLELSLEDAVRGTEEQIQVPTHVECDSCKGSGSRAGSKPQTCPTCKGHGDVRVQQGFFSIQQTCPRCGGEGVVVTDPCPKCRGRGRVEDRKTLSVRIPAGVDTGDRIRLSGEGEPGERGGPPGDLYVQVAVREHEFFERDGADLHCQVPVDIVTAALGGEVEVPTLDGRVNLRIPPGTQPNQVFRLRGKGVKPVRGNRQGDLLCRIHVETPVNLTKRQRELLEEFQATLQDTGGKHHPHTSSWLDKVKRFIEEWRI, from the coding sequence ATGGCGAAGCGTGACTACTACGAGGTGTTGGGGGTCAACAAGAACGCCTCTGACGCCGAGATCAAGAAGGCCTACCGGCGCATGGCCCAGAAGTACCATCCGGACCGCAATCCGGGGGACGAGGAGTCGGCCGAGCGCTTCAAGGAGGTCAAGGAGGCCTACGAGGTCCTCTCGGACGCGCAGAAGCGCGCCGCCTACGACCAGTTCGGCCACGCCGGGGTGGATCCGTCCGCCGGCGGTGGCGGGCCGCGCGGCTACGGTGGTGGCGCCGGACCGGGCGGTCCCGATTTCTCGGATATCTTCTCCGACGTCTTCGGGGATATCTTCGGCTCCGGGGGTGGCCGCGGCGGCGGCCGCAGCCGGGCCTTCCGCGGTGCCGACCTGCGCTACACACTCGAGCTGAGCCTCGAGGACGCGGTGCGCGGTACCGAGGAGCAGATCCAGGTGCCCACCCACGTCGAATGCGACTCGTGCAAGGGCTCGGGCTCCCGGGCCGGCTCCAAGCCGCAGACGTGCCCGACCTGTAAGGGCCACGGCGACGTGCGCGTGCAGCAGGGATTCTTTTCCATCCAGCAGACCTGTCCGCGCTGCGGCGGCGAGGGCGTTGTGGTGACCGACCCGTGTCCCAAGTGCCGGGGCCGGGGTCGGGTCGAGGACCGCAAGACCCTCAGCGTGCGCATCCCCGCCGGCGTCGATACCGGCGACCGCATCCGCCTCTCCGGCGAGGGCGAACCGGGCGAGCGCGGTGGTCCGCCGGGTGACCTGTACGTCCAGGTCGCCGTGCGCGAGCATGAGTTCTTCGAGCGTGACGGGGCCGACCTGCACTGCCAGGTACCGGTGGACATCGTCACCGCGGCCCTCGGCGGCGAGGTTGAGGTGCCCACCCTCGACGGCCGCGTGAACCTGCGCATCCCGCCGGGGACCCAGCCCAACCAGGTGTTCCGCCTGCGCGGCAAGGGGGTCAAGCCGGTGCGCGGCAACCGCCAGGGCGACCTGCTCTGCCGGATCCACGTCGAGACGCCGGTCAACCTGACCAAGCGCCAGCGTGAGCTGCTCGAGGAGTTTCAGGCGACCCTGCAGGACACCGGAGGCAAGCACCATCCGCACACCTCGTCGTGGCTCGACAAGGTCAAGCGCTTTATCGAGGAGTGGCGGATATGA
- the dnaK gene encoding molecular chaperone DnaK, whose translation MGKIIGIDLGTTNSCVAVMEGNKTRVIENAEGDRTTPSVVAFAEDGEVLTGAPAKRQSVTNPENTIHAVKRLIGRRFDEDVVQRDIKEMPYKIVKADNGDAWVEAQGKKMAPPEVSARTLQKMKSTAEDYLGEEVTEAVITVPAYFNDSQRQATKDAGKIAGLEVKRIINEPTAAALAYGLDKEGGDKKVAVYDLGGGTFDVSIIEIAEVDGEKQFEVLSTSGDTFLGGEDFDKRIIDYLIQEFKKDQGIDLGQDHLALQRLREAAEKAKVELSSSQQTEINLPYITADQSGPKHMAIKLTRAKLESLVEDLVERTIEPCKTALKDAGLAASDIQDVILVGGQTRMPKVQEKVKDYFGKDPRKDVNPDEAVAVGAAIQAGVLGGDVKDVLLLDVTPLSLGIETLGGVMTKIIEKNTTIPTKGTQTFSTAEDNQTAVTVHVLQGEREMAKDNKSLGRFDLTDIPPSPRGVPQIEVAFDIDANGILNVSAKDKATGKETGIEIKASSGLTEDEIERMVKEAEEHAEEDRKQRELVEARNQAENMIHSTRKTLSDLGEQVGDAEKQEIESAISELEQVKDGEDKEAIEQKTQELATKAGELAQKAYQQSGGGEEASAGAGSGEAASGEQKEDVVDADFEEVKDEDGNSRK comes from the coding sequence ATGGGTAAGATCATCGGCATCGACCTGGGCACGACCAACTCGTGCGTGGCGGTCATGGAGGGCAATAAGACCCGCGTGATCGAGAACGCGGAGGGCGATCGGACCACCCCGTCGGTGGTGGCTTTCGCCGAGGATGGCGAGGTGCTCACCGGCGCCCCGGCCAAGCGGCAGTCGGTCACCAACCCGGAGAACACCATCCATGCGGTCAAGCGCCTGATCGGCCGGCGCTTCGACGAGGATGTCGTCCAGCGCGACATCAAGGAGATGCCGTACAAGATCGTCAAGGCGGACAATGGCGACGCCTGGGTCGAGGCGCAGGGTAAGAAGATGGCGCCGCCGGAGGTCTCGGCGCGCACCCTGCAGAAGATGAAGAGCACCGCCGAGGACTACCTGGGTGAGGAGGTCACCGAGGCAGTGATCACCGTCCCGGCGTACTTCAACGACTCCCAGCGTCAGGCCACCAAGGATGCCGGCAAGATCGCCGGACTCGAGGTCAAGCGCATCATCAACGAGCCGACGGCGGCGGCGCTGGCCTACGGCCTGGACAAGGAGGGCGGCGACAAGAAGGTCGCGGTCTACGACCTGGGCGGCGGCACCTTCGACGTGTCGATCATTGAGATCGCCGAGGTCGACGGCGAGAAGCAGTTCGAGGTCCTCTCCACCTCCGGCGATACCTTCCTGGGGGGCGAGGATTTCGACAAGCGGATCATCGACTACCTGATCCAGGAGTTCAAGAAGGACCAGGGCATTGACCTCGGCCAGGATCACCTGGCGCTGCAGCGCCTGCGCGAGGCGGCCGAGAAGGCCAAGGTGGAGCTCTCCTCGAGCCAGCAGACCGAGATCAATCTGCCCTACATCACCGCGGATCAGAGCGGTCCGAAGCACATGGCCATCAAGCTCACCCGGGCCAAGCTCGAGTCGCTGGTCGAGGACCTGGTCGAGCGCACCATCGAGCCGTGCAAGACCGCGCTCAAGGACGCAGGCCTGGCGGCCAGCGACATCCAGGACGTGATCCTGGTCGGTGGCCAGACGCGGATGCCGAAGGTCCAGGAGAAGGTCAAGGATTACTTCGGCAAGGATCCGCGCAAGGACGTCAACCCGGACGAGGCCGTGGCCGTGGGTGCAGCGATCCAGGCCGGTGTGCTCGGCGGTGACGTCAAGGACGTTCTGCTGCTCGACGTCACGCCGCTGTCGCTGGGCATCGAGACCCTCGGTGGCGTGATGACCAAGATCATCGAGAAGAACACCACCATCCCCACCAAGGGGACGCAGACCTTCTCGACCGCCGAGGACAACCAGACCGCCGTGACCGTCCACGTCCTGCAGGGCGAGCGGGAGATGGCCAAGGACAACAAGTCCCTCGGTCGTTTCGATCTGACCGACATCCCCCCGTCGCCGCGTGGTGTGCCGCAGATCGAGGTCGCCTTCGACATCGACGCCAACGGCATCCTCAACGTCTCGGCCAAGGACAAGGCCACCGGCAAGGAGACCGGCATCGAGATCAAGGCCTCCTCCGGGCTGACCGAGGACGAGATCGAGCGTATGGTCAAGGAGGCCGAGGAGCACGCCGAAGAGGACCGCAAGCAGCGCGAGCTGGTCGAGGCGCGCAACCAAGCCGAGAACATGATCCACTCGACCCGCAAGACGCTGTCGGATCTCGGCGAGCAGGTCGGCGATGCCGAGAAGCAGGAGATCGAGAGCGCCATCAGTGAGCTCGAGCAGGTCAAGGACGGCGAGGACAAGGAGGCCATCGAGCAGAAGACCCAGGAGCTGGCGACCAAGGCCGGCGAGCTGGCGCAGAAGGCGTACCAGCAGTCCGGTGGCGGCGAAGAGGCCTCCGCGGGTGCGGGCTCCGGCGAGGCCGCGTCGGGCGAGCAAAAGGAGGACGTGGTCGACGCCGACTTCGAAGAGGTCAAGGACGAGGACGGCAACTCCCGCAAGTGA